One window from the genome of Saccharomyces mikatae IFO 1815 strain IFO1815 genome assembly, chromosome: 4 encodes:
- the EAF1 gene encoding Eaf1p (similar to Saccharomyces cerevisiae EAF1 (YDR359C); ancestral locus Anc_5.417): MSSRSSPAVSGSIPLSDDHISDKKKLTRIDDLIEERDRKLIELYCVSRLSQLLELTDESKLRREIDGFLKKTDIRRGIRFDDTLLPKFLQTAMTPTAKKKSKDTSLMKVPNQASTDSKMGHESLGNTEKMSGKSESHFIPNNNNPITDNIMDSLRPVEKARNMWNKRTFEPTMGNERQQHEKRQKTQSQSLESSNNSEISSLPMSPRPPVPSALAHYTYYENIEYPPADPTKVEPAERFKDPLIKNIMGKEVQTSDHYNQNNLDVSETVFLLMNDYIPSKIPQALPLAELKYMSQTLPLINLIPRAHKALTTNIINNALNEARITVVGSRIEELRRLGLWSLRQPKRFIDPWKQYSTHQNILLEEAKWMQADFKEGYKYKVAVCNTIAQAIEDYWTYGQICCVKHKKLQIGKENTSPNDGQIPEKLCKLSDISIQDSQANLSHTDNTEASLHLNHISSNKCATTGDYSSENGSNEQIFRDELNFAGDGLFQEGTNDRVVSSIDTKVLLTKPSSSSITVCSQPEAAASLVSIGTEKLEKDSDPPFKLLISVDEFNAFEKTLVQDLPLYSGINEERPKKDDSLAFIPISKSVVSLDDNGFYKLLERQLIDEEPSISQLSKRRGMFYGNRRNHYLRPPTVPSLRYLQNRTPTIWLSEDDQELVKNINTYGYNWELISAHMTHRLTYSYLSNIERRTPWQCFERFVQLNERFNFSDLKGPRAHSAQQWLIEAHKFQQRQNRRISPLGVNMESIQRGHRRLRWASMFEAIRKCMKKRENTPRPNPTQPRKPLDCKNMKVPTPAEMSLLKAQRDEALRRDIQLRRTVKNRLQQRQQQSQQAHSSSAQSPAPSNGKSSSNVTRNGQAPTPRSNQKQYTEQDIIESYSRKLLEQKPDITPETALKAAKNYYRTLKEQQHQLKQHQIQQQRLQLQEESNQVQQLQQLKTGTQAQLSNASPSQASLSNLSNNNSASKIKSPTPQEILQRFQK; encoded by the coding sequence ATGTCCTCACGTTCAAGTCCCGCAGTTTCTGGCTCAATACCACTCAGTGATGACCATATTAGtgataaaaagaagctCACCAGAATAGACGATttaattgaagaaagagataGAAAACTAATTGAACTTTACTGCGTATCTCGCTTAAGCCAGCTGTTAGAGTTGACGGATGAGAGCAAACTCCGGAGGGAAATAGATGGCTTCCTGAAGAAAACTGATATACGAAGGGGTATAAGATTTGATGATACATTACTTCCGAAGTTTCTACAAACAGCCATGACTCCCACGgcgaagaaaaaatctaaGGATACAAGCCTGATGAAAGTACCTAACCAAGCATCAACAGATTCTAAAATGGGACACGAATCTCTGGGTAATACCGAAAAGATGTCAGGCAAATCAGAAAGTCATTTCATACCAAACAATAACAATCCAATTACTGACAACATAATGGATTCTTTAAGGCCAGTAGAAAAGGCAAGAAATATGTGGAATAAAAGGACATTTGAGCCAACTATGGGTAACGAAAGACAGCAGCATgagaaaagacaaaaaacGCAGTCTCAGTCACTAGAATCTTCCAATAATTCAGAAATTTCGTCACTCCCAATGTCCCCACGGCCTCCTGTGCCCAGTGCTTTAGCACACTATACGTACTATGAGAACATAGAATACCCACCGGCAGATCCTACCAAGGTTGAACCTGCAGAGAGATTCAAGGATCCATTAATAAAGAACATTATGGGAAAAGAGGTACAGACATCGGATCATTATAATCAGAACAATCTTGACGTATCAGAGACAGTATTTTTGTTAATGAACGATTACATACCATCAAAAATACCCCAGGCTTTGCCCTTAGCAGAATTGAAGTACATGTCACAAACCCTGCCTCTTATTAATCTAATACCGAGAGCTCATAAAGCTTTGACCACTAATATTATAAACAATGCTCTAAACGAGGCTAGAATCACAGTTGTTGGCTCACGAATAGAGGAACTAAGAAGACTTGGATTATGGTCTTTAAGACAACCTAAAAGATTCATTGATCCATGGAAACAATATAGTACTCATCAAAACATACTTTTAGAAGAAGCTAAATGGATGCAAGCTGATTTTAAAGAAGGttataaatataaagtAGCCGTCTGTAACACCATAGCACAAGCAATAGAGGATTATTGGACCTATGGACAAATATGCTGTGTGAAGCATAAAAAACTGCAGATtggcaaagaaaatacatCACCAAACGATGGGCAAATACCTGAAAAGTTATGCAAACTGTCGGATATTTCAATACAAGACTCACAAGCTAACCTTTCTCATACGGATAACACTGAAGCTTCTTTACACCTTAATCATATTAGTTCAAACAAATGTGCTACTACTGGTGACTATAGTAGTGAAAATGGCAGCAATGAACAAATATTTAGGGACGAGCTTAATTTTGCAGGTGATGGACTATTCCAAGAGGGTACAAACGATCGAGTCGTTTCTTCGATTGATACGAAAGTTCTTCTAACAAAGCCATCCTCGTCGAGTATAACTGTCTGTTCACAACCTGAAGCAGCTGCATCATTAGTATCGATTGGAACtgaaaaattagaaaaagaTTCGGATCCTCCATTTAAGCTTTTAATCTCTGTTGATGAATTCAACGCTTTTGAGAAAACATTGGTTCAAGATTTACCTTTATATAGTGGTATTAATGAGGAAAGGCCAAAAAAGGATGATTCTTTAGCGTTCATTCCCATTTCTAAATCAGTCGTATCGTTGGATGATAATGGTTTTTATAAGTTACTTGAGCGCCAATTAATTGACGAAGAACCGTCAATATCGCAGTTGAGTAAAAGGCGTGGTATGTTCTATGGTAATAGAAGAAATCATTATCTAAGACCTCCGACAGTACCTTCTTTGCGCTATCTTCAGAATAGAACACCCACAATATGGTTATCCGAGGATGACCAGGAACTGgtcaaaaatattaatacTTACGGCTACAACTGGGAGTTGATTAGTGCGCATATGACTCATCGCCTCACGTATTCTTATTTATCCAATATTGAACGTAGAACTCCATGGCAATGTTTTGAGCGGTTTGTACAACTAAATGAACGATTTAATTTTAGTGACCTTAAGGGTCCCAGAGCTCATAGCGCTCAACAGTGGCTAATCGAAGCGCATAAGTTTCAACAAAGACAGAACAGAAGGATATCTCCTCTAGGTGTAAACATGGAATCCATACAAAGAGGCCATAGAAGACTACGCTGGGCTAGCATGTTTGAGGCCATTAGGAAGTgtatgaagaaaagggaAAATACACCGCGTCCTAATCCCACTCAACCAAGAAAACCATTGGACTGCAAAAACATGAAGGTCCCCACTCCAGCAGAAATGTCACTTTTAAAGGCCCAAAGAGATGAGGCACTAAGAAGGGATATTCAGTTGAGAAGGACAGTGAAAAACAGATTGCAACAGAGACAACAACAAAGTCAGCAGGCTCATTCATCCAGTGCCCAGAGCCCAGCCCCGTCGAATGGTAAGTCTTCGTCAAATGTAACTAGGAATGGGCAAGCGCCGACTCCAAGATCAAACCAGAAACAGTACACAGAGCAAGATATCATTGAAAGCTACTCGAGAAAGTTATTGGAGCAAAAGCCGGATATTACGCCTGAGACAGCTTTAAAAGCCGCAAAAAACTATTATAGAACCTTGAAAGAGCAACAGCATCAGCTTAAACAGCATCAGATACAACAGCAAAGACTACAGCTGCAAGAAGAGTCCAACCAAGTTCAACAATTGCAACAACTAAAAACAGGAACTCAAGCCCAACTGTCAAATGCATCTCCATCTCAAGCTTCTCTTTCCAATCTTTCGAACAATAATTCtgcttcaaaaataaaatcaccAACCCCACAGGAAATTTTGcaaagatttcaaaaataa
- the BCP1 gene encoding protein-transporting protein BCP1 (similar to Saccharomyces cerevisiae BCP1 (YDR361C); ancestral locus Anc_5.418), translating into MVQAIKLNDLKNRKRRNTEEEEDGSEESEIDISSTDSENEEEQNGDEEIVNIDFDFFGGNPDVDFHALKNLLRQLFGPQESTRIQLSSLADLILAFPTTTIKTDGKESDPYCFLSFVDFKASHNSDYAKYLQKVDMRLSTFFKTITDSGNKSCALVLSERLINMPPEVVPPLYKITLEDVTATLGDDRHYDFYVIVTRKYEVNFDTDDDAGSGNKNKNKDERSKKRIKADEVDYFHEEDRFFEKHAKIHFESEARKGVINSYMILDHEGLVKSINELESEISTW; encoded by the coding sequence ATGGTTCAAGCTATCAAACTAAATGACTTGAAGAATAGGAAGAGGAGAAACacggaagaagaagaagatgggAGTGAAGAGTCTGAAATTGACATTAGCAGTACCGATTCAGAGAACGAAGAAGAGCAAAATGGGGATGAAGAGATCGTAAATATTgactttgattttttcgGTGGAAATCCAGATGTTGATTTCCATGCCTTAAAGAACTTATTACGTCAGTTATTTGGTCCTCAAGAAAGCACCAGAATTCAACTAAGCAGTTTGGCAGATTTGATCCTAGCATTCCCAACTACCACAATCAAAACTGACGGTAAGGAATCTGATCCATactgttttctttccttcGTTGATTTCAAGGCCAGCCACAATAGTGACTATGCTAAATATCTACAAAAAGTAGACATGAGGCTCTctactttcttcaaaactatTACTGATAGCGGTAACAAAAGCTGCGCTTTGGTTCTCAGTGAAAGATTGATTAATATGCCTCCCGAAGTTGTTCCGCCTTTGTATAAAATTACTCTGGAGGATGTCACTGCAACGCTTGGAGATGACAGACATTATGATTTCTACGTCATCGTCACCAGAAAATACGAAGTAAATTTCGATACTGACGATGATGCTGGATCTGGTAACAAGAATAAAAACAAGGACGAAAGATCCAAGAAGAGGATAAAGGCTGACGAGGTGGATTACTTTCATGAAGAAGACCGcttttttgagaaacatGCCAAAATTCACTTTGAATCAGAAGCTAGAAAGGGTGTTATCAATTCCTATATGATTCTTGATCATGAGGGCCTTGTCAAAAGTATCAATGAATTGGAATCTGAAATCTCCACCTGGTGA
- the TFC6 gene encoding transcription factor TFIIIC subunit TFC6 (similar to Saccharomyces cerevisiae TFC6 (YDR362C); ancestral locus Anc_5.422) codes for MAVEPEKKRGRPKKSVAADVPCDSLNISLSDVSVSKRPRRNASRKAVANLAQLVNVDRDDAINTPQVISVDDTDDDDFIMNEEAESEESEDVEIESENDQRPAEKEVTHLNDDRSGASDQPKGKRKIEQKPRPKKILTKNVKSHPGSSLEQKGRPIRLLKDLSSARDKIERIYGLNKEKLLQLAKVKEGFETSVFDFPLKNIQPDSPYFVCLQPPCKRENVYDKIIGNKNKTVYHEINKIEFENMVELRKKRLNLLVGDVDAVISTGDKIEFPVLPNGRRNGFIYNVGGLVTDIAWLNIEKNNETGKEIQYLAVAVSQYVDEPLNEHLEMFDKEKHSSCIQIFKINTSSLQFVKVQTIVHSFGEVWDLKWHEGCCTSHLVGCLSFVTQEGTVNFLEIIESTTDLHVFKICEKPSLVLSLADSLITSFDFLSPTTVVCGFKNGFVAEFDLTEPELPSFYEQVHDSYIISVSTGYSNFEDTVVSTVSVDGFFYVFNPKHIATTKTTISRFRGSNLVPVVYCPQIYSYIYSDGASSLRAVPPRAAFAVHPLVSRETTITAIGVSRLHPMVLAGSADGSLIITNAARRLLHGIKNASATQKSLRLWKWDYSIKDDKYRMDSAYEVYPLTVNDVSKAKIDAHGINITCTKWNETSLGGKCYVFSNSAGLLTLEYL; via the coding sequence ATGGCAGTAGAAcctgaaaagaaaagaggaagacCCAAAAAGTCTGTGGCAGCAGATGTTCCCTGCGACAGTTTGAACATATCTCTATCTGATGTTTCAGTAAGCAAAAGGCCTAGAAGAAACGCTTCGAGAAAAGCAGTTGCAAATTTGGCGCAATTAGTGAATGTTGACCGCGATGATGCGATAAATACTCCACAAGTGATTAGTGTTGATGACACcgacgatgatgattttattatGAATGAGGAAGCGGAAAGTGAGGAAAGTGAGGATGTTGAGATAGAAAGTGAGAATGATCAGAGGCCTGCTGAAAAGGAAGTCACTCATCTAAATGATGATAGAAGCGGTGCTTCTGATCAACCAAAAGGTAAGAGAAAGATCGAACAAAAACCTCGTCCTAAAAAGATTTTGACCAAAAACGTGAAGAGCCACCCCGGGTCAAGTCTAGAACAGAAGGGACGTCCCATTAGACTCCTAAAAGATCTTTCAAGCGCTAGAGATAAGATTGAAAGAATTTACGGGCTGAATAAGGAAAAGTTACTACAGCTAGCAAAAGTTAAGGAAGGGTTCGAAACTAGCGTTTTCGATTTCCCGTTAAAGAATATCCAGCCTGATTCCCCCTATTTCGTGTGCCTACAACCACCATGTAAAAGGGAGAATGTATATGATAAAATTATTGGGAACAAGAATAAAACCGTATACCATGAAATTAATAAGATAGAGTTTGAAAATATGGTTGAAttgaggaaaaaaagactgAATTTACTTGTCGGTGATGTGGATGCAGTGATATCAACCGGCGATAAAATAGAGTTTCCCGTGCTCCCTAACGGGAGAAGAAATGGATTCATTTACAATGTAGGAGGACTGGTAACAGATATTGCGTGGCTCaacatagaaaaaaataacgaaACAGGCAAAGAAATACAATATCTTGCCGTTGCCGTATCACAGTACGTGGATGAGCCTTTAAATGAACATTTGGAAATGtttgacaaagaaaaacactCCTCCTGCatacaaatttttaaaataaACACATCCTCACTACAGTTTGTAAAGGTCCAAACCATTGTACACTCATTTGGTGAAGTTTGGGACCTTAAATGGCACGAAGGATGTTGCACATCTCATCTGGTTGGTTGTTTATCATTTGTAACTCAGGAAGGTACAGTAAATTTCTTGGAAATCATTGAAAGCACAACTGATCTTCACGTATTTAAAATATGTGAAAAGCCGTCTCTGGTCTTGTCATTGGCCGACAGTTTAATAACcagttttgattttttgtcTCCCACCACTGTTGTTTGCGGTTTTAAAAACGGATTTGTGGCAGAATTTGACTTAACCGAGCCAGAATTGCCTTCATTTTATGAACAAGTCCATGATTCATACATAATATCTGTTTCAACTGGCTATTCAAACTTTGAAGATACAGTCGTCAGTACAGTATCCGTAGACGGCTTTTTTTACGTTTTTAACCCAAAGCACATTGCTACAACAAAAACGACGATCTCTAGATTCAGAGGAAGCAACTTGGTTCCAGTCGTCTATTGTCCTCAAATCTATTCGTATATCTATTCAGATGGTGCTAGTTCATTAAGGGCTGTGCCGCCCAGAGCTGCTTTTGCAGTTCACCCTTTAGTATCACGAGAAACAACTATAACGGCTATTGGAGTTTCACGACTACATCCAATGGTTCTTGCTGGATCAGCTGATGGAAGCCTGATTATAACGAATGCAGCCAGACGCCTTCTTCATGGTATTAAAAATGCTTCGGCGACTCAAAAGTCATTAAGACTTTGGAAATGGGATTATAGCATAAAAGATGACAAATATAGAATGGATAGCGCTTATGAAGTCTATCCGCTGACAGTTAATGATGTGAGTAAAGCTAAAATAGATGCCCACGGAATTAATATAACGTGTACAAAATGGAATGAAACAAGTCTAGGAGGTAAGTGTTACGTATTCTCCAATAGCGCTGGACTATTGACACTTGAATATCTGTGA
- the ESC2 gene encoding Esc2p (similar to Saccharomyces cerevisiae ESC2 (YDR363W); ancestral locus Anc_5.425) — MTRSSKSIGELPINLNSDSTSFTDDSSDNFFMDNSFDEDEIDDNDGSKRRSVIVDSKVSNFPSDCLSSPSSSLDNEKNVASQANILPDRSSTENVNAEHTTKPKLDLPSGRTRGRSTMKESVVEINPRESKSIDDEKLHRSRSRSRSSIRSLSPTGKYKRQKSSLLYAYDENDDFFKELAKEAKKTTSVSKESTPDQRKRVYNIKFLSKLEGTINKAVQVKVLGKYEFSRILPAALDGLTKSYKIPKVMKDIYKVENVTLYWKNAKLLDFMTCNSLHIPQDFENEVSDIDVTIVSKEYEKNFEASLESKLKEEEAALLVKEHEEIERKLERKRNEQEESEYREFEFELRNVKEKQERTENETVINIKNLQEDDNLLENNSDSEKVMKIALRGQDNKKIYVNVRRSTPFSKVAEYYRIQKQLPQKARIKLLFDHDKLDMHECIADQDMEDEDMIDVIIN; from the coding sequence ATGACCCGAAGCTCCAAAAGTATCGGTGAGCTCCCAATTAATCTAAATTCAGATAGTACAAGTTTTACTGATGACAGTAGCGATAACTTTTTTATGGACAACTcctttgatgaagatgaaattgatgaCAATGATGGCAGTAAGAGACGAAGCGTAATAGTTGATTCTAAAGTCTCAAATTTTCCTTCAGATTGTttatcatcaccatcatcatcattggacaatgaaaaaaatgtcgCAAGTCAAGCAAATATTTTACCGGACAGATCATCCACTGAAAATGTAAATGCAGAACATACCACAAAACCCAAATTAGATTTGCCATCCGGTCGAACTAGAGGAAGATCTACGATGAAAGAATCCGTCGTTGAAATAAACCCTCGTGAATCTAAGTCGatagatgatgaaaagcTTCATAGATCTAGATCAAGGTCTAGATCAAGCATAAGATCACTATCTCCGACAGGGAAATACAAGCGACAGAAAAGTTCATTATTATATGCCTATGACGAAAATGAtgactttttcaaagaacttGCTAAGGAAGCTAAAAAGACTACTAGTGtatcaaaagaatcaaCACCCGACCAGCGGAAACGTGTCTACAACATAAAGTTTCTCTCTAAGTTAGAAGGGACCATAAACAAGGCTGTTCAAGTGAAAGTGCTCGGAAAATACgaattttcaagaatacTACCTGCTGCTTTGGATGGACTAACGAAATCCTATAAAATTCCGAAGGTAATGAAAGATATTTATAAGGTTGAAAATGTTACTCTATATTGGAAGAATGCAAAATTACTTGATTTTATGACTTGTAATTCTCTTCATATACCACaggattttgaaaatgaagtcTCTGATATTGATGTTACTATTGTGTCTAAAGAGTACGAAAAGAACTTTGAAGCTTCATTAGAATCAAAATTAAAGGAGGAAGAGGCAGCTTTGCTTGTAAAAGAACACGAggaaattgaaagaaaattggaaagaaaGCGAAACGAACAGGAAGAATCAGAATACCGtgaatttgaatttgagTTGAGAAATGTGAAGGAGAAACAAGAAAGGACAGAAAATGAGACAGttatcaatatcaaaaatcTACAAGAAGATGACAATTTGTTAGAAAATAATAGTGACAGCGAAAAAGTTATGAAGATTGCTCTCAGGGGTCAAgataacaagaaaatttatGTCAATGTTAGGCGTTCAACACCGTTCTCTAAAGTTGCTGAGTACTACAGAATTCAAAAGCAATTACCGCAAAAGGCTAGGATCAAACTACTGTTTGATCATGATAAACTGGACATGCATGAATGTATAGCAGACCAGGATATGGAGGATGAAGATATGATTGATGTCATCATTAATTAA
- the SEM1 gene encoding proteasome regulatory particle lid subunit SEM1, producing MNTDVAAAQAQSKIDLTKQKNEEVNRKSLEEDDEFEDFPIDTWANGETIKSNTATQTKIWEENWDDVEVDDDFTNDLKAELDRYKQENQ from the coding sequence atgaATACAGACGTTGCTGCTGCACAGGCCCAAAGTAAGATAGATTTAACGAAGCAGAAGAATGAGGAAGTAAATAGAAAGTCGTTAGAGGAAGACGATGAATTTGAGGATTTTCCTATTGACACATGGGCTAATGGtgaaacaataaaaagCAATACTGCAACgcaaacaaaaatatggGAAGAAAACTGGGATGATGTTGAAGTCGACGACGATTTCACTAATGACCTAAAGGCAGAATTAGATAGAtacaaacaagaaaatcaGTGA
- the CDC40 gene encoding Cdc40p (similar to Saccharomyces cerevisiae CDC40 (YDR364C); ancestral locus Anc_5.429): MGLVKGYDTSSDSDSDFVISKSIPEKKNYDLHKDAACEPSQQKILKRKSCFTKSELKRRRKTRKGDGPWGSWSESDDETSEANEIQIEQQDILTDTFVEDKQDLEVEETVEVSNFYGESEKDYQGRGYLHTPNDVDVDLNEERISLRCYLPKKVIRNYPGHLGGTTALKFLPKTGHLMLSGGNDHVIKIWDFYHDHKCLRDFQGHTRPIKALRFTDDCRSFLSSSFDRCVKNWDTETGKVKTKLRLKSTPADVESRPTNPHEFIVGLTNSEILHYDDRVSEKQGLVQTYDHHLSSILALKYFPDGSKFISSSEDKTVRIWENQINVPIKQISDTAQHSMPFLNIHPSYNYFCAQSMDNRIYSFSLKPKYKRHPKKVFKGHSSAGYGISLSFSGDGRYICSGDSKSRLFTWDWNTSRLLSSIKIPGSKPITQVDWHPQETSKVICSGTAGKIYVCD; the protein is encoded by the coding sequence ATGGGTTTAGTGAAAGGCTATGACACCAGTTCAGATTCTGATTCAGACTTTGTTATAAGCAAATCCAttcctgaaaaaaaaaactatgaTCTGCACAAAGATGCTGCCTGCGAACCGTCACAgcagaaaattttgaaaagaaagtcatGTTTTACTAAATCAGAATTAAAACGAAGACGGAAGACTCGTAAAGGAGATGGGCCGTGGGGTAGTTGGTCAGAAAGTGACGATGAAACTTCAGAAGCCAACGAAATTCAGATAGAACAACAGGATATCCTCACGGACACCTTTGTTGAGGACAAGCAGGATTTGGAGGTGGAAGAGACAGTAGAGGTTTCTAATTTTTATGGCGAATCGGAAAAGGATTATCAAGGTCGAGGATATTTGCACACACCGAATGATGTCGATGTTGATCTCAATGAGGAAAGAATATCTCTCCGATGTTACTTACCAAAAAAAGTAATACGTAATTACCCAGGACATTTAGGTGGGACAACCGCCTTAAAATTCCTACCTAAGACTGGTCATTTGATGCTTTCTGGTGGAAATGATCATGTTATAAAAATTTGGGATTTTTATCATGACCACAAATGCCTAAGAGATTTTCAAGGCCATACAAGACCTATCAAGGCATTACGGTTCACTGATGACTGTCGATCTTTCCtcagttcttcttttgatagaTGCGTTAAAAACTGGGATACCGAAACCGGTAAAGTGAAAACCAAGTTGCGTCTTAAATCAACACCAGCAGATGTAGAATCTCGACCTACTAACCCCCATGAATTCATCGTTGGTTTGACAAATTCTGAGATATTACACTATGATGATCGTGTTTCGGAAAAACAAGGTCTCGTACAGACTTATGATCACCACCTAAGTAGTATCCTAGCCCTAAAGTATTTTCCTGACGGGTCGAAGTTTATTTCTTCCTCAGAGGACAAGACCGTAAGAATTTGGGAAAACCAGATCAATGTGCCAATAAAGCAAATAAGTGATACGGCTCAGCATTCTATgccatttttgaatataCATCCGTCTTATAACTATTTTTGTGCCCAAAGCATGGATAATAGAATATATTCATTCAGTTTGAAACCCAAATATAAGAGGCATCCAAAAAAAGTATTTAAAGGGCATTCCTCAGCCGGTTACGGAATAAGCCTATCGTTCTCTGGTGACGGTCGTTACATATGTTCAGGCGATTCGAAAAGCAGGCTATTTACATGGGACTGGAACACATCGCGCTTATTAAGTAGTATCAAGATTCCAGGTAGTAAGCCTATAACTCAAGTTGACTGGCATCCTCAAGAAACAAGTAAAGTTATTTGCAGCGGAACTGCAGGTAAGATATATGTATGTGATTAA